Below is a genomic region from Phytohabitans houttuyneae.
GAGCGCGCCCCGCCCGCCCGGCGCGACAATGCTGGTCGGCGCCGACGGCACCGCGGTCGGCAGCGTCTCCGGCGGGTGCGTCGAGGGCGCGGTCTACGAGCTGGCCACGGAGGCCATCGCCGACGGGGTGCCGCGCCTCCAGCGGTACGGGGTGAGCGACGACGACGCCTTCTCCGTCGGCCTCACCTGCGGTGGCACGATCGAGCTCTTCGTGGAGCGGGTCGACCGGGAGACGTTCCCGTGGCTGGCGGGCGTGGCCGAGTCGATCGACAAGGGTGAGCCGGTCGCGGTGCTCACCTGCATCGAAGGGCCGCCCGAGCGGCTGGGTCGGCACCTCGTGATCAGGCCCGGCGAGCGCGAGGGCACGCTCGGCTCCGCGCGGCTGGACGACGCGGCCACCGACGACGGCCGCGGGCTGCTCGCCGCCGGTCGCGCCGGGGTGCTCCACTATGGACCCGACGGGCAGCGGCGGGGCAGCGGGCTGAGCGTGCTGGTACGCGCGTACGCGCCACGCCCCGCATGGTCGTCTTCGGCGCCATCGACTTCGCGGCGGCGGTGGCCCGGATCGGCACGTTCCTCGGCTACCGCGTGACGGTGTGCGACGCGCGGCCGGTGTTCGCGACGGCGAAGCGCTTCCCCGACGCGGACGAGGTGGTCGTCGACTGGCCGCACCGCTACCTGGCCGGCGAGGCCGAGGCCGGGCGGCTCGACGAGCGCACGGTGGTGTGCGTGCTGACCCACGACCCGAAGTTCGACGTGCCGGTGCTGCAGGCCGCGCTCGACATGCCGCTCGCCTACGTGGGCGCGATGGGCTCCCGACGCACCCACGACGACCGCTTGGCGAGGCTGCGCGAGGCCGGGGTCGGCGAGGACGCACTGGCCCGGCTGGCCTCGCCGATCGGGCTCGACCTGGGCGCCCGCACGCCCGAGGAGACCGCGGTGAGCATCGCCGCCGAGATCATCGCCGCCCGCTGGGGCGGCCGCGGTGCCCGACTCTCCGAGACCACCGGCCGCATCCACAGCTAGCGGCCGCGGGTCCCGAAACACTACCGCAACACTTGCGGAATCCGGCCGCATTCAGTGCCGTCGCTGTTATGCATTTGCGCTGCTAGCCCGGCCTGTTGGCGCCGCCTGGCAGGCGTTGCCGGCTACCGATAGGTTTCCGGAAAACATTGACGCGCTTTGGGCACGGTGTGATACTCGCTATCCACTGGCGTCGATAGGCGCCAGTCGCACAGGCCCTCCTCGATGGGAGAGTGGCGTGGCGACTTCGGCGGTCGCCACGCCACGCCTGACCCGCGTCTCACTCCGGCCGCGGCAACGCTCCAGGCCGGTCGGTGGCCGTCCGCTGGGCGTGATGCTTCCGGCGTCGAGGTGGCATCAGATCTGGGCTGCCGCGATGCCCGCCGTGGTCGGACCATGCCAGCCGCGCCCACATGCAGGCGACAGCGATGTGCTCGGCTCGTGCTCGCTGCGGGTGGTCGGCGCTGAACCGCAGCGACGCGGCCGAGCGGACGGCGCGCGTAACGGGCGTCGGTCACGGATCACACACCCGTCGAACGCCCCACTGGCGCGATGCTGGTCCAACTCGCCTAACCCGAAGGCGCCAGGATCGCCCCATCCCGCTGGACACGTGCCGCCCCGGCGTGATCATGGTGTTACTCGCATCGACCATGGCCTGTTTGCAATCTCGGGCGAGCTAGATGTGAGCTGCCGCTACGCCTGCGGTGCCGTCTCACCCTCCGTGGTCGCCCGGCTCAACCCAGGAGCCCGCTCCGACAGATCTTGGCAAGTTGGCGTCGAAATAACGCGCCAACTCACCAAGGTCTCGAAGCTCACACCGCCTGCACCCTGATCGGCAGTCACGGACCGCGACGAGGGCGGACTCGCGCACTCCCGCCTCGAAATGATCTGCGGAGCACAGGTCGACGCGGCGGTGGTGCCACTAGCCGGCCCGGGGCCTGAGTTGCGAAGCCGGCCGCCGTAAGCGAACGGGCTCACGCCCAGCGAGTTGAACGGAAGGCTGGCGGGGGAACGCGGGAACTGCGCCGCGCGGACCCGGCAGCGGAGGCCGGGGGGTTCGGCGAGCGCTAGCGAGCCGCCGGCCGTAGCGGTGCCCGCGGGAGCATGCGGTCCGCAGCTGACGCGGACGGGGGCAAATAAGCGACGCCGCGGAAAAGCGGACCGTGGGCAGAAAGCGGACCGGGAAGGCGGACCGGGCGCAAAAGCGGACAGGGACCGATAGACGACCCGGGGAAAGGCGCCGCTAGCGGGACAGGCGGAGGGCGAGGAAGAAGTCGACCCGGTCCTCGAAGCGGCCCAGGTCGCGGCCGGTCAGGGCCTCTACGCGGCCGATGCGGTAGCGCAGCGTGTTGACGTGGACGTGCAGGCGTTCCGCGCACCGGCTCCACGAGCCGCCGCACTCCAAGAACTCGGCCAGCGTGCGGACCAGGTCCGCGTCGTGGGCCTCGTCGTACGCGGACAGCGGGCCTAACAGGCGTTCGCGGAAGGCTTCGCGGGCGTCGGCCGGTACGCGGGCCAGGAGCAGTTGGTGTGAGGCCAGCTCGGTCGAGCAGACCAGCGTGGTGCGGCCCTGTGCGGAGCGGTGCGCGTGGCGTGCCTCCGCGACCGCGCCGGGCAGGGTGGCCACGCCGATCGCGGGCGCGCTCACCCCGATGGTCAGCTTGCCGGGGCCCAGGCCGGGCGCGAGCGCGTCGAGGGCGGCGCGGAGCGTGGAGGGCACGTCGCGGTCGGCGGTCACGATGCCCAGCACGGTCTGGTCGGGCAGCTGGGTGACGGCCGCGTGCGGGGTGACCGCGTGCAGCGCCTCCTCCAGCACCGCGACGGTCAGGTCGGGCGGTGTGCGCAGGCCGGTCAGGTCGGCCGCCACCGCCACGAACGTCGACTCCGGGTCCAGCCCGCACGACTGCACGCCGGCGCGCAGGTCGGCCGCGCCCGCGCCGCTCGCCAGCTGGCGGCCGAGGCTGTCGGCGAGGCGGCGTTCCACGCGTACCACCTCGTCGAGCTGGGCGCGCTCCAGTGCGACGAGGCTGACCAGCTCGTCGGCGCCGTCGGGCAGGCCGGACGGCGACCGCGGGTCGGAGGGGAACGCCACGAACCAGGACGCCAGCCGGTGCTCGGGGCGTCCGGGCACGCCGACCAGCACATACCGCCCGTCGCCCGCCGTCGTGGGCAGCCTCGTGGCCGCCAGGAAGGCGCGGGCCAGCTCGCCGCCGGGCGGTGCGGCCTCCGTGCCGGCGACGGGGCGGCCGGTCGGTGAGTACACCCAGCAGGCCAGGCCGAGGTCGGCGGCGACGGGTGGGAGCAGGTCGGCCAGGCGGGCACCCGCGGCCATCGCGGCCACGAGGCCTCTTTGCCGCCCGAGTACCGTGGCGAGCCCGCTGGCGCGCTGCGCCCACAGGGACGGGTCGACCGCGTCGACGATCTCCCGGAACGACACCTCGACCGGCACCTCGAAGAGCGGGACGCCGTGGCGGGCGCACGCCTCGACGAGGTCGGACGGCACTGTGCCGAAGACCGCGTCGCCCGCGCCGATCGCGGTGACCCGCGCGGCGGCGCACGCGGCCACGAACGCCTCGGAGTCCTCGGAACCGCGCCGCCACACCATGCCGGTCAGCACGATCTCGCCGCCGGCCAGGTAGCGGCGAGGGTCGGGGAGGTCCGTGACGTACACGCGGGTGACCGGGCGGTCACGCCCTTCTGCGCCCGTGAGCAGGGCAAGCTTCAGCCGAGGCTGGTCGAGCACCTCGCGCAGCAGCATCGCTCACGTCTCCTAGCCGGCACTTGTAGGAACCTACGAAAACCCTACGGCCCGCATGTTGCGGTTTCGGTGTCAACGCCGGTTCATGGCCGGTTGACGGACTGGTGTACTAGCCGAATGAGCGAGAGGCGCGAGGCTACGGGCCGTGCCCACGGCGGTGGACGAGCGCCGAGCGACGGTGCGGGGTAGGCATGGCGTCCGATCTCGCCGATTTCAATGCGCTGCCAGCCGCGGAGGCCGAGCGGGAGCTTCTCGCGTGCTGCGCCGCACCCGCCTGGGCGAAGGCGGTCGCGGGCGGGCGGCCGTACCCCGACCGGATGGCGCTGCGGGCGGCTGGCGACGCCGCCGCACGGGCACTGACCTGGCCGGACGTGGTGCTGGCCCTGTCCGCGCACCCGCGCATCGGGGAGCGACCGGCCGGCGAGGGGCGGGAGGCCGCCTGGTCGCGGCGGGAGCAGGCGGGGGCGGACGACCCGTCGGTGGCGGCGGCGCTGGTGGCGGCCAACCGGGAGTACGAGGAGAGGTTCGGGCACGTGTTCCTGATCTTCGCGAGCGGCAAGAGCGCGTCCGAGATGCTCGCGGCGGCGCGCGCCCGGCTGGCACATGACGAGGCGGCCGAGCGTCCCGTCGTGCAGGAGGAGCTGCGCAAGATCGCGCT
It encodes:
- a CDS encoding PucR family transcriptional regulator produces the protein MLLREVLDQPRLKLALLTGAEGRDRPVTRVYVTDLPDPRRYLAGGEIVLTGMVWRRGSEDSEAFVAACAAARVTAIGAGDAVFGTVPSDLVEACARHGVPLFEVPVEVSFREIVDAVDPSLWAQRASGLATVLGRQRGLVAAMAAGARLADLLPPVAADLGLACWVYSPTGRPVAGTEAAPPGGELARAFLAATRLPTTAGDGRYVLVGVPGRPEHRLASWFVAFPSDPRSPSGLPDGADELVSLVALERAQLDEVVRVERRLADSLGRQLASGAGAADLRAGVQSCGLDPESTFVAVAADLTGLRTPPDLTVAVLEEALHAVTPHAAVTQLPDQTVLGIVTADRDVPSTLRAALDALAPGLGPGKLTIGVSAPAIGVATLPGAVAEARHAHRSAQGRTTLVCSTELASHQLLLARVPADAREAFRERLLGPLSAYDEAHDADLVRTLAEFLECGGSWSRCAERLHVHVNTLRYRIGRVEALTGRDLGRFEDRVDFFLALRLSR
- a CDS encoding XdhC family protein codes for the protein MVVFGAIDFAAAVARIGTFLGYRVTVCDARPVFATAKRFPDADEVVVDWPHRYLAGEAEAGRLDERTVVCVLTHDPKFDVPVLQAALDMPLAYVGAMGSRRTHDDRLARLREAGVGEDALARLASPIGLDLGARTPEETAVSIAAEIIAARWGGRGARLSETTGRIHS
- a CDS encoding XdhC family protein produces the protein MRDVLDDLLRWWQEGQPVGMATVVATWKSAPRPPGATMLVGADGTAVGSVSGGCVEGAVYELATEAIADGVPRLQRYGVSDDDAFSVGLTCGGTIELFVERVDRETFPWLAGVAESIDKGEPVAVLTCIEGPPERLGRHLVIRPGEREGTLGSARLDDAATDDGRGLLAAGRAGVLHYGPDGQRRGSGLSVLVRAYAPRPAWSSSAPSTSRRRWPGSARSSATA
- the uraD gene encoding 2-oxo-4-hydroxy-4-carboxy-5-ureidoimidazoline decarboxylase, translated to MASDLADFNALPAAEAERELLACCAAPAWAKAVAGGRPYPDRMALRAAGDAAARALTWPDVVLALSAHPRIGERPAGEGREAAWSRREQAGADDPSVAAALVAANREYEERFGHVFLIFASGKSASEMLAAARARLAHDEAAERPVVQEELRKIALLRLERLVP